TCGACGGCATCGAAATCTTCCTGAAGCTGGCGCATCTCTGTCGATAGTGCCGGGTCAGAGAAAATTCCCGCGGCCACGCTTAGTGCCTCATCCGTAAACCGCTCGTTCTCGTGCTTGTCCGGCAACGTCCCAGTGATGCGCAGCTTGCCCGCTGAGCGAGGAACGTTCTTGCATTGCCAACTGAATCGCTTGGTCAGTCCAGTTACCGTTCGGATCAAGTAGCGGATCTGCATGCTCAGCGCCTGATCGATAGGGATCCATGGAAGGGCCAAAGCAACCGGCCACATGCGGTATGACCGTACGGAAGCAATGTTCGGTCGCCAGGCACTCGCAGAGCGGGGCGGCACCTGGACCGCCCCATGGGCGCTGCGCGATGGGCTCCCCTGACCACCGACGGAGCCTTTGGGCCCCAGGTCTGCCCTCAGCTATTGCCGGGAGGCTTTGCCGCAGCACCTTGCGATCAGCATAGCGCGACGGGCGTGTGCTCGCGAGGTTTTGGCAGGCTGCATGCATCCGGCTACGATGGCGTTTCGATGCCCGAGGGTCGCCGTAAAGAGCCTCCGACGGCTGCAGCGGTTTAGGCCGCGAGCGAAAGCAGGGGATACTGGAGGTCCCTGCCCGGGCATCGACCATTCCGGCCGGCGTTCTACGCGTTGTGCCTATCCTTGGGATTTCAGGGGGGCTGTTCGTTGCCAGGGGCAAGCTATCGCATCGGTGTCGATCTCGGCGGCACCAAGACGGAGGTCGCGCTGCTCGATGGCAGCGGTGCCTTCGTGGCGCGGCGCCGGGAGCCGACGCCGAAGGGTGACTACGAGGCGACGGTGGCGCAGGTGGTGGCGATGGTCGCGGCGGTCGAGCGCGAGAGCGGGCTGTCCGGTACGCCGGTCGGTGCGGGCACGCCGGGGGCGGTATCCAGCGCCAGCGGGGTGATGAAGAACTCGAACTCGCTGTGCCTCAACGACCGCAATCTGCTCGCGGACCTGGAGGCCGGGCTCGGGCCGCGCGTGCGGGTGGCCAACGACGCCGACTGCTTTGCGCTGTCGGAGGCCGTCGATGGCGCCGGTGCCGGCGCCGGCATCGTGTTCGGCGTCATCCTCGGGACCGGTGTCGGTGGCGGGGTGGTCGTCAACGGGCGGTTGCTCGACGGGCCCAATGCGATTGCCGGCGAGTGGGGGCACAACCCGCTGCCGTGGCCGCGGCCGGAGTGGGACGAGGTGCCGGGTCCGAAGGGATGGGACGGCCGTTACGGCTCGATCGAGACCTGGTGCTGCGGGCCGGGCATGGTGCTGGATCACGCCCGTCGCGGCGGCGGCGATGCGGCAAGCGCGCAGGCGATCTGCGACGCGGCCGAGGCCGGCGACCAGCAGGCGATGGCCACGCTGGCGCGCTGGGAGGACCGGCTGGCGCGCGCGCTGTCGACCATCATCAATGTCATCGACCCGCACGTCATCGTGCTCGGCGGTGGCCTGTCGAAGGTGGATCGTGTCTATCGGCACGTGCCGGCGCTGTGGGACGAGTGGGTGTTCTCGGACCGGGTCGACACCCGGCTGGTGCCGGCGCGCTACGGCGACAGCTCGGGCGTGCGCGGTGCCGCCTGGCTGTGGCCGCCGGACCGGACGCCGTGACCGCACGCCCGCCGCCCTTCGCGGTGGTGGCGCTGATGGGGCTGCCGGGCAGCGGCAAGTCGACGCTGGCGGCGCGGCTGAGCACGGCCAGCGGGCTGGCGATTCTGGACCGCGACGCCATCCGGGCGGGCATGTTTCCGCAGCACGTGGCCGGTGTCGACGAGAAGCCGGCGGCGACGGCGGCGCTGTGGCTGGCGCTGCGCGCCATGCTCGAGGCGGGGCAGGGCGCGATCCTGGACGGCATGACCTTCGCGTCCGATCGGCATCGCGCCACCGCGGCCGGCATGGCGGAGGCCTTCGGCGCCTCATTCCTCCCGGTCGAGGTGCGGGTCAGCCTGCGCGTCGCCACGCAGCGGGTGCGGGCGCAGGTGCACAGCTCCAAGGAGCGCACGCCGAAGCTGGTGCGGCAGGTGGCGTCGCGCTTCCAGCCGGTGCCGCCGGGCACGCTGGTGATCGACGGGCGGGAGCCGGTGGAGGCCCAGGTGGCCCGGGTGTGCGCGGCGTTCGACGAGCGCTGCGGCTAGTCAGCGCAGTTGGTCAGGCGGGCAGCCGGTCGCTCCAGCGCAGGAAGCGGCGCAGGACCTTGACCATCAGGAAGATGCCGACGACGGCGCTGAGCGCGGCGTGGGCCGCGAACCACGCGAATCCCGAGGCGAGGTTGAAGGCGAAGGCCGGCGAGTCGGCCTGGTCCTTCAGCCAGAGCTCGAGCCACTGCAGGATGGCCTCGATGTCGCGCGAGCCCAGCAGCGCGGCGAGCTCGGATTCGGGGTCGAGGGCCGAGTAGCCCCAGCCGATGGGCAGTGCGTAGAGCAGGCCGAGCAGGACCAGCATCCAGACGTGGCAGCCGAACAGCGCGCGCTCGTGCGAGCGCGGCAGCTCGGCCCGCATGGTGGCGCCACGCACGCCGTGCCAGAGCAGCGGCAGCGGCAGCACCGGGAGCACCAGCCAGCCCAGGTTGAGGAAGACCGCTGCGGCCAGGCCGCCGGCGCTCAGATAGCCGAGGGTGACGCCCAGCAACGGGCCGGCCCGTCTAGTTGGGCAGCGGCAGCGGGCGGCGCTCGGAATAGGCGAGGAAGCCGCGCACCAGTCGGTAGATCCACCACACCGCGAGGATGAAGTAGCCGAGGATGCCGATGAAGATGAAGGTCAGCACCCCGCAGATGATCGACCACAGCAGGCCCCACCAGAAGGTGCGCAGCATCCAGCGGTGGTGGCTGCGGATGAACGCGCTCTCGGTGTCGTTGACCTTGAGGTGGTTCATGATGACGCCGACGATGGCCGTCACCCCGGTGAAGATCGCGCAGGCGTGCAGGATGTAGGCGACCAGCACGACGTTGCGCTCTCCCTCCGTGCCCTCGTCGGGCACGGCGGCGTCGGACTTCCCGCTTTCCTCGATGATCTCGCTCATGGCGGCTGCTCCTGCGTAAGCCGGGGCCGGGGGAGGGCGCAGCGCCGGGCCGCGCGAGATCCCGATCAGCCCTTGTAGGCGTCGATGGACTTGGTGATCTCGCCACGCGCCGCCGCAGCGTCGCGCCAGCCGGCGATCTTGACCCACTTGCCTTCCTCGAGATCCTTGTAGCGCTCGAAGAAGTGGCGGATCTCGTTCTGGAGGCGCTCGGGCACGTCGGCCAGATCCTTCATGTCCGCATAGTACTTGGTGGAGACCTTGTCGGTCGGCACCGCCAGCACCTTGGCGTCCATGCCGGATTCGTCCTCGGTGTCGAGCACGGCGACGGCGCGGCACTTGATGGCGCATCCCGGCACGATCGGGTGCGGGGTCAGCACGAGCACGTCGACCGGATCGCCGTCGTCGTAGAGCGTGCCGGGCACATAGCCGTAGTTGGCCGGATAGTGCATCGCCACGTTCATGAAGCGGTCGACGATCAGCAGGCCGGTGTCCTTGTCCACCTCGTACTTCACCGGGCCGGCGTGCGCGGCGATCTCGATGACGACGAGGAATTCATCCGGGGCCTTGCTGCCGGGGCCGAGGTCCTTGAAGCTCATGCGGTGGTGCTCCCTTTGTTGTCGGGTTGGTGCGCGCGACGCGGGGCCGGCGCCTGGGACGGGACGCCCGGCTACGCCGCCTCGAAGCGGCGGCCGGTGCGGGGTTCCGCCAGCGTCGGGCGGAAGCGGAAGTACTGCGGCAGGCCGTCGGCGTAGTCCGGGTAGGCCTCGCCCTGGATCAGCGGCAGCATGTAGCGCCGGCAGGCCTCGGTGATGTGGAAGCCGTCCTCGCTGATGAATTCCCGCGGCATCATGCGCTCGTTGTTGGCGACATCCTCGAGCGGCGCCTCGCCGATGGACCAGCGATACGGCGAATCGGACTCGCGCTCGATGGATACCATGATGCCGCTGCTGCCGGTCACCGCCTTCTCCACCGCGGCGCGGCCGACCGCGTAGCTCTGCGCGAGGTCGGTGCCGGAGGCGATGTGGCGCGCCGAGCGCATCAGGTAGTCGGCGACCGCGTAGTGGTGCTTGTAGCCCAGCTCGCTCCGGACGAGATCGGCCAGCCGCGCTGCCACGCCGCCGAGCTGCTTGTGGCCGAATGCGTCGGTGCCGCCGGCCTCCGCGAACAGCGTGCCGTCCGGGTTGGTGATGCCCTCGGACGCGACGATGGTGCACCAGCCCACCTTCTCGACGGTCTCGCGCACGCGCGCGAGGAAGCGTTCCGGGTCGAAGGCGACCTCGGGGAACAGCAGGATCTGCGGTCCGTCGCCCTCGTGCCGGGCGGCGAGACCGCCGGCGGCGGCGGTCCAGCCGGCGTGCCGGCCCATGACCTCGAGGATGAAGACCTTGGTGGAGCTGCGCGCCATGGAGGCGATGTCCAGGCTGGCCTCGGCGATGGACACCGCGGTGTACTTGGCCACCGAACCGAAACCGGGGCAGGTGTCGGTCAGCGGCAGGTCGTTGTCCATGGTCTTGGGCACGTGCACGGCGCGGATCGGGTAGCCCATGCGCTCGCCCAGCTGGCTGATCTTGAGACAGGTGTCGGCCGAGTCGCCGCCGCCGTTGTAGAAGAAGTAGCCGATGTCGAAGGCCTTGAAGACCTCGATGAGCCGCTCGTACTCGGCGAGGTTCTTGTCGAAGCCCTTGAGCTTGTAGCGGCAGGAGCCGAACACGCCGGCCGGCGTGTGCTTGAGGGCGGCCACGTCGGCGTCGCTCATCGCGGAGGTATCGATCAGCTCCTCGTGCAGCGCGCCCAGGATGCCGTTGGCGCCGGCATAGACCGTGTCGATGTGCTCGCGGTGCTCGCGCGCGGCCTCGATGACGCCGGCGGCGGAAGCATTGATGACGGCGGTGACCCCGCCGGATTGCGCATAGAAAGCGTTGCGTGGCTCAGCCATGGGGCGGTCTGCGGGCGTCTTCGGGGTGGCGGAAGGCCCGCTATGGTACAAAAAAGGCGCGTTCTTCGACGCAGCGCAACATTGACCTGCGCGTGGCGCGGCATTACCGTTGCGGCGCAACATCGGCCGGCCGGGTCCGGCGTGCCGGTCCGGGTCGAGCGCCATCGGGGGAGTCCCCGCGCCGCCGTTTCGCGCGATCTCCGCGGCCCGGAACGCCGCTCGAAGGGCCCGGAGTCACCCGTTCACCTCGCTGTCCGTATCTGGGCGGCCCGTACGGGCCGGTCCGGCCACGACAACTCTGCACAACGAATCCTCGAGAGACGCTTTTCCTATGAGCAAACGCATTGTTCTGCTGGGCGCGCCCGGCTCCGGTAAAGGCACGCAGGGTGCGCTGCTGATGGAGCGTCACGGCATCCCGCAGGTGTCCACCGGTGATCTGCTGCGCGCCGCCGTGGCCGCGGGCAGCGAGCTCGGCCAGAAGGCCAAGGCGGCCATGGACGCCGGCGAACTGGTGGCCGACGAGGTCGTCATCGGCATGATCCGCGAGCGCCTCAACGAGCCCGATGCGGCCAACGGCTACATCCTCGACGGCTTCCCGCGCAGCCGGCCCCAGGCCGAGGCGCTGGACGAGCTGCTGGTCCAGCTCGGCAAGCCGCTCGACCGCGTCGTGCATCTGGAAGTGGACGAGGAGGAGATCGTCTCCCGCCTGCTCGAGCGCGGGCGCGCCGACGACACCGAGGACACCATCCGCAATCGCATGAAGGTGTTCCGCGACCAGACCCATCCGCTGCTCAAGTACTACGAGGAGCGCGATCTGCTGGTCACGGTCAAGGGTGTCGGCGACGTCGAGGACATCTACCGCCGCATCGAGGCCGCCGTCGTCGGCTGATCGCCCGGCGGCCCGCTGTCCGCGGCGGGCTGCCATGCAACGCTAGGCGCTGTCCAGCGCGGCGATCAGCGCATCGCCGATCTGCTCGCGTCGCCACCCCGCCATCGCGGGGTTCCCCTCGGCGCCGGCGCCGAATCGCGCGAGCTGCTCCAGCGACGCGCGTGCCGCCAGCAGGCTGGGCGGCACGCCCAGCGTCTCTGCGCGGGCGCGCACGGTGTGGCTGAGCTGCTTGACCAGGCCGCGGTGCGCGCCGTCGGGCCGGAAATCCTCGACCAGCGGCGCCCGGCCGGTGGGCGCCTCGGCGATCAGGCGCAGCCAGGTCCGCGCATTGCGCTCGATGCTCTTCGGGGGAATGTCGGCGGCGCAGGCGCGCAGCGCCTCCACCGAATCCGGCCGTGCCGAGGCGATGGCGAGCAGCGCATCGTCGGCCAGCAGCCAGCGGCGCGGGCGATCCGACGCCACCGCGCGCTCCTCGCGCCAGCGCGCCAGCTGCGCGGCGGCCTGCTGCGCGTCGGCGTCCAGCCGGCCCAGGCCGCGCAGGCGCTGCCAGGCATGCTCGGGATCGGGGCGATAGCGGGCCGGATCGCAGACCGCATCGCAGTCCTCGCGGTGCCAGTCCTCGCGGCCCGCCGTCGCCAGCGCGTCACGCAGTGCCGGGAACAGGCGCGCGAGCTGGCGCACGTCGTCGGCGGCGTAGTCGAGCTGCGCCGGCTTGAGCGGGCGGGCCGACCAGTCGGTGCGCGACTGTGACTTGTCCAGCGTCACGCCCAGCCGATCCTCGACCAGAGCCGCATAGCTGATCTGGTCACCCAGGCCCAGCATGGCGGCGGCGATCTGGGTGTCGAACAGCGGGCGCGGGCAGTCGCCGGCGTGCTGCACGAAGAGTTCCATGTCCTGCGAGGCCGAGTGCAGCACCTTGAGGCGGGCGGGGTCGCGCAGGAAGGTCCACAGCGGCGCCAGATCCACGGCGAGCGCGTCGATCAGCGCCACGGTGTCGGCATCGCCGATCTGGACCAGGCAGAGCTGCGCGAAATAGGTGCGCTCGCGCACGAACTCGGTATCCACAACCACCCAGGCGTTGGGCGCGAGGCGGGCGAGCAGGTCGGATAGCGCGGCGTCGTCGGCAATAAGCTGCGGCTGCATGCCGGGTAGAATAGCGGTCGGGCGCATCCGGAGGACAATGCCGGTGTGCCGGCGGTGCTGCATCCGCTCGCTCGGAGCGGGACGGCGCCGCGTTCCGGTAGTCGCTTGCAGCTTCCATTTCCACCTGAAAGGCCCGGCCGCTTCCATGTTGCTCCCGGTGATCATCACGTCCTGGCGCATCTGCATCTTCCGCGCCGGGCCGCAGGACCTGCCCGCGGTGCCCCAGTCGGTGGCGCACGCCATCATGCTGGCGCTGATCGTTCAGGCCGTACAGTTCCAGCTGTCGCTGCCGCTGCTGCCGGCGATCGCGCAGTCGATCGTGGCGGTGGTCGTGATATGGGCCTTCACGGCCGGCGTGCTGACCATGCGCAGCCAGCCCGAGCGCGTACCGCAGACGGCGAGCGCGCTGCTGGCAACCAACGCCATCTTCTCGCTGCTGCTGGTGCCGTTCCTGATCCCCATGCTGCCCGCCATGGAGCAGCTGGCCCGCGATCCGGAGGCCGACGTCAACGTTCCCGCGCTGTCGCTGGTCGGCACCCTCGGCCTGTCGGCGTGGAGCATCGCGGTATCGGTGTGGATCTTCCGCAACGCGCTGGACTCGCGCAACGCGCTCGCCATCCTGTGCGCGCTCGGGCTGGCCGCGGCGGTCTACATCATCGCCGGGGGCGTCGGCATCATGCTGTCCCCGCAGGCCTGACGGCCGCGCGCGTGCACGTTCACATCCTCGGCATCTGCGGCACCTTCATGGCCGGCATCGCCGCCATCGCGCGCGAGGCCGGCCATCGCGTCACCGGTTCCGACGCCGCGGCGTGGCCGCCCATGTCGACGCAGCTCGAGCAGCTCGGCATCACCGTCATGCCGGGCTACGACGTGGCGCATCTCGACCCCATGCCGGACGCCGTCATCGTCGGCAACGTCATGACGCGCGGGCACGACATCGTCGAGTACCTGCTCGCCGAGGATCTGCCGCTGGTCTCCGGGCCGCAGTGGCTGGCCGAGCACGTGCTGCGCGGGCGCCACGTGCTGGCGGTGGCCGGCACCCACGGCAAGACGACTACCACCGCCATGCTGACCCACATCCTGCGCGCTGTCGGCGAGGCGCCGGGCTGGCTGGTGGGCGGCCTGGCGCCGGATCTGGGCGTGTCGGCGGCGCTGGGCAGCGGCCGCCCCTTCGTCATCGAGGCCGACGAGTA
Above is a genomic segment from Algiphilus sp. containing:
- a CDS encoding ROK family protein; this encodes MPGASYRIGVDLGGTKTEVALLDGSGAFVARRREPTPKGDYEATVAQVVAMVAAVERESGLSGTPVGAGTPGAVSSASGVMKNSNSLCLNDRNLLADLEAGLGPRVRVANDADCFALSEAVDGAGAGAGIVFGVILGTGVGGGVVVNGRLLDGPNAIAGEWGHNPLPWPRPEWDEVPGPKGWDGRYGSIETWCCGPGMVLDHARRGGGDAASAQAICDAAEAGDQQAMATLARWEDRLARALSTIINVIDPHVIVLGGGLSKVDRVYRHVPALWDEWVFSDRVDTRLVPARYGDSSGVRGAAWLWPPDRTP
- a CDS encoding AAA family ATPase; its protein translation is MTARPPPFAVVALMGLPGSGKSTLAARLSTASGLAILDRDAIRAGMFPQHVAGVDEKPAATAALWLALRAMLEAGQGAILDGMTFASDRHRATAAGMAEAFGASFLPVEVRVSLRVATQRVRAQVHSSKERTPKLVRQVASRFQPVPPGTLVIDGREPVEAQVARVCAAFDERCG
- the ppa gene encoding inorganic diphosphatase, whose product is MSFKDLGPGSKAPDEFLVVIEIAAHAGPVKYEVDKDTGLLIVDRFMNVAMHYPANYGYVPGTLYDDGDPVDVLVLTPHPIVPGCAIKCRAVAVLDTEDESGMDAKVLAVPTDKVSTKYYADMKDLADVPERLQNEIRHFFERYKDLEEGKWVKIAGWRDAAAARGEITKSIDAYKG
- a CDS encoding 6-phosphofructokinase, whose protein sequence is MAEPRNAFYAQSGGVTAVINASAAGVIEAAREHREHIDTVYAGANGILGALHEELIDTSAMSDADVAALKHTPAGVFGSCRYKLKGFDKNLAEYERLIEVFKAFDIGYFFYNGGGDSADTCLKISQLGERMGYPIRAVHVPKTMDNDLPLTDTCPGFGSVAKYTAVSIAEASLDIASMARSSTKVFILEVMGRHAGWTAAAGGLAARHEGDGPQILLFPEVAFDPERFLARVRETVEKVGWCTIVASEGITNPDGTLFAEAGGTDAFGHKQLGGVAARLADLVRSELGYKHHYAVADYLMRSARHIASGTDLAQSYAVGRAAVEKAVTGSSGIMVSIERESDSPYRWSIGEAPLEDVANNERMMPREFISEDGFHITEACRRYMLPLIQGEAYPDYADGLPQYFRFRPTLAEPRTGRRFEAA
- a CDS encoding adenylate kinase, producing the protein MSKRIVLLGAPGSGKGTQGALLMERHGIPQVSTGDLLRAAVAAGSELGQKAKAAMDAGELVADEVVIGMIRERLNEPDAANGYILDGFPRSRPQAEALDELLVQLGKPLDRVVHLEVDEEEIVSRLLERGRADDTEDTIRNRMKVFRDQTHPLLKYYEERDLLVTVKGVGDVEDIYRRIEAAVVG
- the rnd gene encoding ribonuclease D, producing MQPQLIADDAALSDLLARLAPNAWVVVDTEFVRERTYFAQLCLVQIGDADTVALIDALAVDLAPLWTFLRDPARLKVLHSASQDMELFVQHAGDCPRPLFDTQIAAAMLGLGDQISYAALVEDRLGVTLDKSQSRTDWSARPLKPAQLDYAADDVRQLARLFPALRDALATAGREDWHREDCDAVCDPARYRPDPEHAWQRLRGLGRLDADAQQAAAQLARWREERAVASDRPRRWLLADDALLAIASARPDSVEALRACAADIPPKSIERNARTWLRLIAEAPTGRAPLVEDFRPDGAHRGLVKQLSHTVRARAETLGVPPSLLAARASLEQLARFGAGAEGNPAMAGWRREQIGDALIAALDSA